A stretch of [Clostridium] innocuum DNA encodes these proteins:
- a CDS encoding RidA family protein: MNVFLKAVKPANAPKALGPYSPAVKLGDFVYLSGQIPLNPETGEVEGTTIEEQTHQVMKNIKAVLADMGLDYKHIVKTTIFVSDLNDFDKLNEVYGSYLEEPYPARSCVQVARLPKDVKVEIECIVIDTLVYEQQMAAQESGCSGCGGGCDGGCC, encoded by the coding sequence ATGAACGTATTTTTGAAAGCAGTAAAGCCTGCAAACGCACCAAAGGCGCTGGGGCCTTATTCTCCGGCAGTGAAGCTGGGAGACTTTGTTTACCTGAGCGGGCAGATTCCCTTAAACCCGGAAACAGGAGAGGTAGAAGGAACGACAATCGAAGAGCAGACTCACCAGGTCATGAAGAACATCAAGGCTGTTCTTGCGGACATGGGGCTTGATTACAAGCACATCGTTAAGACGACGATCTTTGTCAGCGATCTGAATGACTTTGATAAGCTGAACGAGGTATACGGCAGCTATCTGGAGGAACCATATCCGGCAAGAAGCTGTGTGCAGGTAGCACGTCTGCCAAAGGATGTTAAGGTAGAAATCGAATGCATTGTGATTGATACCCTGGTTTATGAACAGCAGATGGCAGCGCAGGAAAGCGGATGCTCAGGCTGTGGCGGCGGATGCGACGGAGGCTGCTGCTAG
- a CDS encoding HlyC/CorC family transporter — MDGSQICLLIVLLILVAFSALFSSTETAYSSVNMIRLKQMAKNGDKRARTAYSISKNFTAAITTILIGNNVVNILATSIATELFTQMFGSAGVAVATGIMTVLILTFGEITPKIVAKAKAESVALFMAKPLSIMVLLFRPISFVVESIEAHWEKKMEIENVTATEDELLEIVSTIEQEGVLEQEERELIESVIEFDDKNVRDIMVPKDQVVFLYDNATYEQMKQVLHDHKLSRLPVISYQTTEVVGILRVRDVLDALLEDKEIVISEMMQEPVFVTQRKKLPAVLEDIQKSREHMAIVEESLTSHVFVGIVTLEDVLEELVGEIYDEYDPLPNHVVEIGHHTFTIDGNVSLVDFFDTYVEDQDAPKTKARTFAAWIFELNNHRKVRKGREIEFENFEIKVLDTKDGMAARIEMQILSQMDDDLD; from the coding sequence TTGGATGGATCGCAAATATGTCTTCTCATCGTTTTACTTATACTGGTAGCTTTCAGTGCACTGTTTTCGTCAACAGAAACGGCATATTCCTCTGTGAATATGATACGTTTGAAGCAAATGGCGAAAAACGGAGATAAGCGTGCCCGTACAGCGTACAGCATTTCCAAAAACTTTACGGCTGCAATTACAACAATATTGATTGGAAACAACGTGGTGAATATTCTGGCAACCTCCATTGCGACAGAGCTGTTTACACAGATGTTCGGGAGTGCCGGTGTGGCAGTTGCCACAGGAATCATGACGGTTCTGATTCTGACGTTTGGAGAAATTACGCCGAAAATTGTTGCGAAAGCAAAAGCGGAATCCGTAGCTTTGTTTATGGCAAAGCCGCTTTCCATCATGGTGCTGCTGTTTCGCCCGATTTCCTTTGTTGTGGAATCGATCGAAGCGCACTGGGAAAAGAAAATGGAAATTGAAAACGTTACGGCAACGGAGGATGAGCTTCTGGAGATCGTTTCAACGATTGAACAGGAGGGAGTTCTGGAGCAGGAGGAGCGCGAGCTGATTGAAAGCGTCATTGAGTTTGATGATAAGAATGTACGCGATATCATGGTACCCAAGGATCAGGTTGTTTTTCTGTATGACAATGCCACCTATGAGCAGATGAAGCAGGTTCTTCATGATCACAAGCTGTCCCGGCTTCCGGTGATTTCCTATCAGACAACCGAGGTTGTCGGTATTCTGCGCGTGCGCGATGTACTGGATGCTCTTCTGGAGGATAAGGAAATCGTCATTTCTGAGATGATGCAGGAGCCGGTATTCGTTACACAGCGAAAGAAGCTGCCTGCGGTTCTGGAGGATATTCAGAAATCGAGGGAGCATATGGCGATTGTTGAGGAATCTTTGACTTCCCATGTGTTTGTCGGAATTGTCACGCTGGAGGATGTATTGGAAGAGCTGGTAGGAGAGATCTATGATGAATATGATCCTCTTCCCAATCACGTCGTGGAAATCGGACACCATACCTTTACGATTGACGGGAATGTGTCGCTCGTTGATTTCTTCGATACATATGTAGAAGATCAGGATGCGCCGAAAACAAAGGCGAGAACCTTCGCCGCCTGGATCTTTGAACTGAATAACCATCGCAAGGTCCGCAAAGGCCGTGAAATAGAATTTGAAAACTTTGAAATCAAGGTTCTGGATACCAAGGATGGTATGGCAGCCAGAATCGAAATGCAGATCTTGTCACAAATGGATGACGATTTAGACTAG
- a CDS encoding DUF3892 domain-containing protein: MKKEKTSKKTRFVAARRNSDGTLSEFKDNNGKTYDYEQALEAVEQGMIENALPFTGRDGARHIRGINDGDESTNLRNLKEF; this comes from the coding sequence ATGAAAAAAGAAAAAACAAGCAAAAAGACACGTTTCGTTGCAGCTCGTCGTAACAGTGATGGTACATTAAGCGAGTTCAAGGACAACAATGGAAAGACTTACGACTACGAACAGGCTTTAGAGGCTGTTGAACAGGGTATGATCGAAAACGCTCTTCCATTCACAGGACGTGACGGAGCTCGTCACATTCGTGGAATTAACGATGGAGACGAATCCACAAACCTGCGTAACCTGAAAGAGTTCTAA
- a CDS encoding GNAT family N-acetyltransferase, with product MIKTKRLSIQPFQEADCTGMVNLLCNEEIKKTFMIPDFATKSMAERLFHQFKEWSYEEARYERGIYLGDQLIGFVNTVDAEKSCIELGYVIHPAHHNHGYATEMLQAVIADLFEKGYHEICAGAFQENTASCRVMEKCGMKRIQKTAEVDYRGHLHTCVYYRIRK from the coding sequence ATGATAAAGACAAAACGGCTGAGCATACAGCCCTTTCAGGAAGCAGACTGTACCGGCATGGTGAATCTGCTGTGCAATGAAGAAATTAAGAAAACCTTTATGATTCCGGATTTTGCAACAAAATCCATGGCAGAGCGCCTGTTTCATCAATTCAAGGAATGGTCATATGAGGAAGCGCGTTATGAGCGTGGAATCTATCTTGGTGATCAGCTCATCGGGTTTGTCAATACTGTGGATGCAGAAAAAAGCTGCATTGAGCTGGGGTATGTGATCCATCCGGCACATCATAATCACGGCTATGCCACAGAGATGTTACAGGCAGTAATAGCAGATCTGTTTGAAAAAGGCTATCATGAAATCTGCGCAGGGGCCTTTCAGGAAAATACTGCAAGCTGCCGCGTTATGGAAAAGTGCGGTATGAAACGGATACAGAAAACAGCAGAGGTGGACTATCGCGGCCATCTGCATACATGTGTCTATTACCGTATTCGTAAATAA